tgtttagggccaaatatcattctagtttgctctgtttttttgttaattctttccaatatgtcaagtaattatctttgacttttctcatgatttggttgggtttaattatgttgctgtcctggggctctatggggtgtgtttgtgtttgtgaacagagccccaggaccagcttgattAGGGGACtcctctccaggttcatctctctgtaggtgatggctttgttatggaaggtttgggaatcacttcctttattgaggtggttgtagaattgaacactTATTTTCTAGATTTTGTACATGGTGAATTCTGCatacagagtctcaatttggtgtttgtcccattttatgaattcttggttggtgagcggaacccagacctcacaaccataaaaggCAATGGGCTCTAttactgattcaagtatttttagccagatcttaattggtatgtcaaatgttccttttgatggcatagaatgccctttttgccttgtctctcagatcgttcacagctttgtggaagtgacctgtggcgctgatgtttaggtcgATGTATGTATAGTTttctgtgtgctctagggcaatggtgtctagatggaatttgtatttgggGTCCTGGTGACTGTacatttttggaacaccattatttttgtcttactgagatttacctctgcctctctctctctctctctctctgactctctctctctctccctgcctctctctgactctctctctcggcctctctctctctctcggcccctctctctctctctctctgactctctctctcggcctctctctctctctcggcccctctctctctctctcggcctatcctctctctctttcgagcctctctctctctcgggcctCCCTCTTgggcctctcgctctctcgggcCACTCTCTTGGACCTCTCTcggcctcgctctctctcggcctctgcctctatctcggtctctgtctgactcgctctcgctctctgccttgctctctctctctctcagcctctctctctctctcggcctctgtctgactcgctctcgctctctgccttgctctccctctctctttgcccctctctctctgcccctctctctctttctctctgcctctctctctctctctctctctctccctttctctctctcagcctctctctcttgggcctctatctctgtctctctttctccgcctctctgtctctctatatctcagCCTCTCTTctcagcctctctttctctctctgctctctcttggcccccctgtctctctttctctgcctctctctctttctctgcccctctctctctctttctcgggcctctctctttctcggcctctctcagcctatccctcactctcaatcactcgctttctctcttggcctctctccctcgctctgcccctctcacaggcctctttctctctctctccggcctccctctctctctctcggccttgctctcgcactctctctctgtctctctctctctctttgcttctctctctctctgcctcactttctctgcctctctctctttgcctctctctctcggcctctctctgcctcgctctctctctctctgcccccctctctctctttctctgcctcgtTCTCTCTcaggcctctctctgcctctctctagctctctctctctctctgcctcgctctctctctgcctcgctctctctctcttcccctcttgctgccttgctgtgtgtgtgtgtgtgtgtgtgtgtgtgtgtgtgtgtgtgtgtgtgtgtgtgtgtgtgtctgtgtgtgtgtgtgtgtgtttggttcagCATTATGTTTTTGTCAGCAGCAGTTTAATTTAGCCTTTGTTTGTTGTTTATGCCTCCTCCACTAATTCCACCTCTAAAGTACAGAGTGTACActcctaaaggattctcagactaCAGAGTGTACACTCCTAAGGGTTTCTCAGACTACAGAGTGTACACTCCTAAGGGTTTCTCAGACTACAGAGTGTACACCTTATCTCCTCTCCATATCTCTtctccttatctcctctccttatctcctctccatatctcctctccatatctcctctccatctcctctcttgcTATAAACATCCCATCCCAACTGTCTCTCTTGTTCAGAGGGAGTCATAATTATGacagtatcctctctctctcttgtcccatctctctgtctctctctctctctggtcagccCCTCTCTCCTGTTCGGAGGGTTTTACAGAGCTGGGTTTCTATAATGGCTCTGTGTCTCAGACGGACTCTGGCGCCCCCTGCCTGCGGTGGGCAGAGTTTCCAGACTACGTGCTGCAGTACCCTGGCCGAGGCCTTGGGGAGCACAGCTACTGCCGTAACCCTGACagagagtccaacccctggtgcTTCTTCAGACAGACCTCTGGGGCCATCGGCTGGGCCTACTGCGACTGCCACCAGGGTAAGTTTATAGCAAGCATACTTTATAGAGACAATATACTAAGAAAATCCAGTATTATATGCCGGGCCTACTGCGACTGCCAGGGTAGCCGTGTAGTGATTCCactgagcccgtcctcctatagctcctcccatcaGCCTCCTTTGCTGTACAGAGTATCTACTCTGTATTTTTTCTAGACTATTGATTGGCTGATGTACCTGTCCTTCTCACCCTCTCTTAGGTGCAGCTCGGCTGGTGGGCGGGACATCGTCAAGAAGTGGACGTGTGGAGGTGTACCTGAATGGCCAGTGGGGGGCGGTGTGTGACTCTCATTGGACAGACAGAGATGCCAGTGTGATCTGCAGACAGCTGGGGTTGGGGTAAGAGAGTTATAggagtgtgtatgtttgtgtttgtgtgcctcCTCATTGAGATCGGCATTGTAGCATCGCAGCATTTTCGTTTCAACTGtaagactgtgtatgtgtgtgtgtgtgtgtgtgtgtgtgtgtgtgtgtgtgtgtgtgtgtgtgtgtgtgtgtgtgtgtgtgtgtgtgtgtgtgtgtgtgtgtgtgtgtgtcctcagtgaGATCGGCACTGCTTTGCAGCAGTCCAGGTTCGGCTCGGGCTCCGGCCTCTTCCATTACGAGCGGCTGAGTTGCCGTGGAGATGAGAGCTCCGTCAGCCAATGCCAGAGCAGGACATTTGTTACCGGGGACTGTAGCCATGGAAACGAGGCGGGAGTTGTGTGTGCTCCACCAGAAGGTCAGTAGGAAGCTAGAGAGAAGGAAACACAGTGCGTACCTCGTGCCCCCACTCAGCATCCATATTGTGCTGTTGTGTCCTCCCCCAGGCAGTGGTCTTCCTCTACGATTGGTTGGAGGAGAAGAATACTTTGAGGGGCGTGTGGAGGTGTTCCACAGTGGTAGGTGGGGCTCTGTCTGCGATGACCAATGGGACGACAGAGATGCAGAGGTGGTCTGTCGACAGCTGGGCtttgggtgagtgtgtgtgtgtgtgtgtgtgtgtgtgtgtgtgtgtgtgtgtgtgtgtgtgtgtgtgtgtgtgtgtgtgagagtgtgtgagagagagagagagagactataggaGTAAATATATTGAAGCTAGAGGAAGAGTCATTATTGTTGTTTTGACCCATGTGTGTTTAGGGGTGTGGCGAAGGCCTGGTCGTGGGCTCACTTCGGACAGAGCTCAGGTCCCATCCTATTGGACGCCGTGAGGTGTACAGGAAATGAAGTCTTCCTGGACCAGTGTCTTCATGGAGACTGGGAACAACACAACTGTGACCATATGGAAGACGCTGGGGTATCCTGCAGCCcctacacaggtacacacacataatTAATCCACGCACACATCCCAAAAACGGATATAACGTGCACACATATgctataacgtgtgtgtgtgttccagacggTGTGGTGCGGTTGGTAGGAGGAGACAGTCCATGGGAGGGTCGTGTTGAAGTCTTCCACTCTGGGGACTGGGGTACGGTGTGTGACGACCACTGGActcaacaacacacacatgtGGTCTGTCGACAGCTcggatacaggtgtgtgtgtgtatactttcCACTGCAGGCATGATATGGGCTGTtgtggtgaccatattaccgccgcACCGGCAATCATGTGTCATGACCCCAGTAAAATTTCAGGTGACagttatgcactctggacatgtgtTGGTAGTACCCATCTCGCTAACGATCATAAGATCCtattggcctggtactcagggctctattgtccctccatcagatcctattggcctggtactcagggctctattgtccctccatcagatcctattggcctggtactcagggctctattgtccctccatcagatcctattggcctggtactcagggctctattatccctccatcaggtcctattggcctggtactcagggctctattatcCCTCCATCAGATCCtattggcctggtactcagggctctattgtccctccatcaggtcctattggcctggtactcagggctctattgtccctccatcaggtcctattggcctggtactcagggctctattgtccctccatcatatcctaatgacctggtactcagggctctattatccctccatcaggtcctattggcctggtactcagggctctattatccctccatcaggtcctattggcctggtactcagggctctattgtccctccatcatgtcctattggcctggtactcagggctctattgtccctccatcaggtcactaatggcctggtactcagggctctattgtcccacCATCAGGTCACTAATagcctggtacccagggctctattgtccctccatcaggtcactaatagcctggtactcagggctctattgtccctccatcagatcctaatgacctggtactcagggctctattatccctccatcaggtcttattggcctggtactcagggctctattgtcccacCATCAGGTCACTAatagcctggtactcagggctctattgtccctccatcaggtcctattggcctggtactcagggctctattgtccctccatcaggtcactaatggcctggtactcagggctctattgtcccacCATCAGGTCACTAATagcctggtacccagggctctattgtccctccatcaggtcactaatagcctggtactcagggctctattgtccctccatcaggtcctattggcctggtactcagggctctattgtccctccatcaggtcactaatggcctggtactcagggctctattgtccctccatcaggtcactaatggcctggtactcagggctctattgtcccacCATCAGGTCACTAATagcctggtacccagggctctattgtccctccatcaggtcactaatagcctggtactcagggctctattgtccctccatcagatcctaatgacctggtactcagggctctattatccctccatcaggtcttattggcctggtactcagggctctattgtcccacCATCAGGTCACTAatagcctggtactcagggctctattatccctctaaccactctgacatcaatataGATGCTTtcaaaaaatcaaataaaacacttattcaaaacagtatcatgcttttaaaactcaccttgATTTGATCAACCGGTTGAAACGGAGTGGAACATGGTTGTGTGGAGGTTCAAAACCTAACACAACGAAATGGACTGCGCTTTCTAAGGCGATGGTTCATGGATTAATAGACTAATGATAAATGGActccaggaagaatagctgctgctttcgcaacagctaatggggatccaaataaaataccaaatacgaAAAATTCTAAACACCCATAACATATTAGAGTTTATACCCATAGGCCTATATAGGAACCCAAGCCCGAAAACAACATCTGAATTCAAATAATTATTGTGTCGTTACACAATACACATCCTTCAGCATATTACACATGGCAGAAAACACGTTTTACAAAATGTATTTTGGTACAAAGTTGGTCTAGCCTAATCTCCAAAATTAATCCAATTCTAGTAATCGCCCTTCAGTGAtgactgtattattatgcatactggatggacaGGTTACGTTATGCTGTGCTCCAAACGTTCGATCTATGAGTCTGGGAGAGAGCATATAGGCCTAGGccatgctgttggttcattgattgtgcatgACGGCCAAGCCTACAATTATAGttaatttgtatttgatttttgaGTAGCCTAGTAATAAGGCATTCTGTATATTTTCATATTGAATAGGCTGACACCTttttagctacagaatatctcaccactgtCCGTTTCCATGTGCTCCTTCACCCCTTTCTACAGCACGCGGAGAGAGGGGTGTGTTTCGAAAACACGTTACgatcgtgtgtgtgtggaaaGCGGTCTCCATTTGCTATTCCAGTGCATACGGATGACGTTAttttccccctgcccctgttcctgcccatttgataatgggccattctaaatcaaatctgacatattagtaaagacaagattaaattgagaatagtgaAAATATGATAATTTGATGACAGAAGAGCGTGTGTAGCCTGGGGCAAGGAACAGAGCCAatataattttttacatttattttatctttatttaactaggaaagtcagttaagaacaaattcttatttacaatgacggcctaccaaaaggcctcctgtggggatgggataaaaataataatataaataaataaatacatttaggacaaaacacacatcacaacaagagagacaacactacataaagagagacctaaagtcaacaacatagcaaggcagcaacacatgacaacacagcatggtagcaacacaacataacaacaacatgacaacaacacaacatggtagcagcacaaaacatggtacaaacattattgggcacagacaacagcacaaagggcaggATTAGActatagtcacatcatgcagcccatatatgtGTTGATTTCTAACACGCTCTAAAGTTTGTATCGTTCACAACTAAAGTGACCAAATAACTGTAAATCTAACATATCAAATGTTCACATTTACACTCAACGTAAACACTTCATATGCTCACTCTTAAGTTCAATTcaattcttcttactataaaatcatataatataaaataatgccatgggaCTTCTAAGCACATCTTGTCAGATAAATGAACAAGCCCAGTGTCCCAGTGCCTATGGCATGGTGCATAGCCTGATAACACACAGTAGGTCAACTCCTATTCTGTTCCTCTGAAATAAATGTTCTTCAtgtcataatgtttctttagaccggaataaaataaataaaaggattTATTATGTATTAAATAGATTTATTcaacttttaaaaatgtaaatgttccaAAGATCTGCATCGAGGCGCTTAACTGTCTATGTTAATTAAAGGTCATTTACCGGGAGACCGGCAGTCTTGGGCATGACAATAACCGGTTGACtaaatttcatgaccgccacagccctagggaTTACActgggaagagtcttgttggtgaTTCCTGTAACCAGAAAACCCGCCCCACTGTTTAAATGTAGACTCAGTAATATGACATCATCGTAAACAGTTTAGACATCAACAACCACCACATCGTGCCTTTTTAAGTTGATGTCATTTCATCTTCTACCTCTAGAGGGCATGCTGAGGTGGTGACTGACAGAACGTTCGGCGGGGGTTCTGGTATCATCCTGTTGGACGATGTGCGTTGTGAGGGGACGGAGTCGTCCCTGCTGGACTGTCGCCATGGCACCTGGGGCCGTAGCGACTGTTCCCATGGAGAGGACGTGGGCGTGCGATGCAGGGCCGGAGCTAAAGAGGAAGAGACCAATGAGGTGCCGGCTGTTGCACCTGCCACAGGTGAGGCCTACTCTGACAGCAATATGGCCAAGCGACCATCAGGCCTTTTCATTAGCTTGTATGTTTGTGTTGCAGGTCCTCTGTTGCGTCTGTTTGGGGGTGGTAGCCATAACGAAGGTCGTGTGGAAGTCTATCTCCATGGAGACTGGGGGAGTATCTGTGACTCAGGCTGGAACGATCTGAACGCTGCCGTGGTCTGCAGACAGCTGGGCCAcaggtgagtgtgtctgtgtgtgttcacagATCTTTGTGTTGAAGATTAGCTTCATTCAATACAGCATTTGTaatatctctctttatctccgtCTTTCACTCTCCCACTCTTCCCCCTTTTCCtgttctccttttctccctctcctcctcctcctccctcagtggTCATGCGGTAGCAGCAGGTGGGTTCGGTCGGGGGAAGGGACCTGTCCACCTGGACCAGGTGAGGTGTACCGGGAAGGAGGACTTCCTGGGGGAGTGTCCGTCTCTGGGCCGGGCCCGTGACGGCTGCAGATGGAGACAGGATGCAGGGGTGAGCTGTGACCACGCCCCCCGGGCAACAGAGGACCAGGCCAGGTCAAGTGAGCTCACCTGTGGAGTGAGGAAGATTGTGGAGGAAGGGAacgagaggaagagtggaggagaaggagagaatgtACCCAGGTAAGAGAAGCTTTACGTACAGCGTAGATACACAGAATATCACACGACTCATGAGAAGACACAAGTTAACGtgcacaaacaccacacacagacactctaccctcctctccctccccctctcctctaggACATTGTGGCCATGGCAGGTGTCAGTGTGGTTGGGTTCTGAGGGGAAAGATGGCCATCCTATCTGTAGTGGTACTCTGATCTCTCCCTGCTGGGCCCTGGCCTCCGCTCACTGCTTCACCAGGTGAGACCTCTCcttttcctttctcctctcctttttttAGTCATTCCTTATTTCTACTTTCAGCGCTCACATCCTCTTTTTCTGCCTTCATTTCTTTTATCCAATTTTATGTCCCCGTTTTCCAAACTTACACAttgctatctctccctctcccaggttTGGTATTGGCCCGTCTCAGTATGTGGTGCGCTTTGGGGGTTCTGACAGAATTCTGATCCCGGAGCGAGTGGTGGTCCATAGAAAGTTTAGAGCAGATCAGGGCCCTGGGGGTCATGACCTGGCCCTGCTGAGGCTGCCCAGCCCCAAGGATCACTGTTTGACCTTTGACCCCCACACCAACGCCGCCTGCCTCCCCACACCGGATGCTGCGGGGGGGAAGACCCCCTTGTCCTGCATTGCCGCGGTTACCGCTGGCTGGGACGGCCCAGGTATGCCTCACTTTCCACTACCTCTTAACTACAACCTCTTAGGATATATGGTTTAGTGCTGAGACGTTAGTAACTTattcctccctactgtacatacCCTCTTCCCCCTCAGACGCTGTGCTCCAGTCCTGGGTACCCCTTCTGACGTCATGGCAGTGTAAGAAGCGTTATGGCGATGGTTTCTCCTCCCACGGCACGCTGTGCGCCGGCAGCCCCCCTGACACACGCCGTCTCCACGGGAACAACGGTTGCCAGGGCAACTGGGGCGGTGGGCTGGTATGCCAGGGGGAGGGAGGGCGATGGGTGTTGACCGGGATTGTCTCCGGGGGTTACGGCTGCAGCGACCCCTCAACCCCGGCGCTCTACACACGGGTCAGCCGGTTCCGGGGCTGGATCGAGgaagtcacacatacacacaggagcgggacatacacacacacacaatcatgacCAGTTGAAACAAACACACTGACGGTcaatccatacacacacacgaccAGCAcagcaatatacacacacacgaacacaatCACAATGAACACAAACACAATCAGCATACAGACActcacaataaacacacacacactcttgtctGATCCAGGACACGCCATTGGCTCACCGGCTGTGTCATGTGActgtcagaggaagaggaggaaggatagatgatgatggaggaagaggaggacatgtTGGAAAAGGAGGGAGA
This window of the Oncorhynchus clarkii lewisi isolate Uvic-CL-2024 chromosome 16, UVic_Ocla_1.0, whole genome shotgun sequence genome carries:
- the LOC139367945 gene encoding neurotrypsin-like, with translation MDPNTRKMMLLIGLNCLWLQVLSEVIADDSYLNEVQNAAPLSCSEGFTELGFYNGSVSQTDSGAPCLRWAEFPDYVLQYPGRGLGEHSYCRNPDRESNPWCFFRQTSGAIGWAYCDCHQGAARLVGGTSSRSGRVEVYLNGQWGAVCDSHWTDRDASVICRQLGLGEIGTALQQSRFGSGSGLFHYERLSCRGDESSVSQCQSRTFVTGDCSHGNEAGVVCAPPEGSGLPLRLVGGEEYFEGRVEVFHSGRWGSVCDDQWDDRDAEVVCRQLGFGGVAKAWSWAHFGQSSGPILLDAVRCTGNEVFLDQCLHGDWEQHNCDHMEDAGVSCSPYTDGVVRLVGGDSPWEGRVEVFHSGDWGTVCDDHWTQQHTHVVCRQLGYRGHAEVVTDRTFGGGSGIILLDDVRCEGTESSLLDCRHGTWGRSDCSHGEDVGVRCRAGAKEEETNEVPAVAPATGPLLRLFGGGSHNEGRVEVYLHGDWGSICDSGWNDLNAAVVCRQLGHSGHAVAAGGFGRGKGPVHLDQVRCTGKEDFLGECPSLGRARDGCRWRQDAGVSCDHAPRATEDQARSSELTCGVRKIVEEGNERKSGGEGENVPRTLWPWQVSVWLGSEGKDGHPICSGTLISPCWALASAHCFTRFGIGPSQYVVRFGGSDRILIPERVVVHRKFRADQGPGGHDLALLRLPSPKDHCLTFDPHTNAACLPTPDAAGGKTPLSCIAAVTAGWDGPDAVLQSWVPLLTSWQCKKRYGDGFSSHGTLCAGSPPDTRRLHGNNGCQGNWGGGLVCQGEGGRWVLTGIVSGGYGCSDPSTPALYTRVSRFRGWIEEVTHTHRSGTYTHTQS